Proteins co-encoded in one Oikeobacillus pervagus genomic window:
- a CDS encoding DUF779 domain-containing protein: protein MVERVVATDEALKLIQSIKNIHGAIMFYQSGGCCDGSAPMCYSEGDFLLGDSDIYLGSIGDTPFYMHKSQYDYWKHTQLIIDVAEGGGATFSLDSVEDKHFITRSRVFTEEEYEEVKKLL, encoded by the coding sequence ATGGTGGAACGCGTTGTTGCAACAGATGAGGCACTAAAATTAATACAATCTATTAAAAACATTCACGGTGCCATTATGTTTTATCAGTCTGGCGGTTGCTGCGATGGATCTGCCCCAATGTGTTACAGTGAAGGAGATTTTCTTTTAGGAGATTCAGATATTTATCTCGGTTCAATCGGTGACACTCCATTCTACATGCATAAAAGCCAATACGATTATTGGAAACATACCCAATTAATCATTGATGTAGCAGAGGGTGGAGGTGCAACCTTCTCACTTGATAGTGTAGAAGACAAACATTTCATTACACGCTCCCGTGTATTTACGGAAGAAGAATATGAAGAAGTGAAAAAGCTTCTATAA
- a CDS encoding MFS transporter — MWANRNVWIILSGELIAGLGLWMGIIGNLEFMQEKVPSDFMKSIILSIGLLAGILVGPLAGKIADQSRKKTVMIYSGLGRMLSVVFMFIAIYTGSVIWLVVFVISIQIAASFYFPALQSAIPLIVEGKDLLRMNGVHMNVATITRIIGTSLAGIMLVAMSLYMLYLFSFIAYFLLFIFTMFLKMDEEPELKDKKQEKEEAKGSFKEVFPVIKGLPIVFMTLVLSLVPMLFLGGFNLLVIKISEFHDDSLIKGMIYSVEGISFMLGAFLVKKMSNYWSPYSIMFFFSIIVGLAQISLFFVASKIVVLAAFGIVGFSVGCFFPTAATIFQTRIPKEFHGRFFSFRNMLDRVMFQVVLLGTGFLLDLVGMQFMVVIFGLISVGLTTLFYLQYRRQRSQESNEKTTSFKENLMQ, encoded by the coding sequence ATGTGGGCAAACAGGAATGTGTGGATTATTTTGTCTGGGGAGTTAATCGCAGGGCTCGGTTTATGGATGGGGATTATCGGAAATCTTGAATTTATGCAAGAGAAGGTTCCTTCTGATTTTATGAAATCCATCATTCTATCTATTGGGCTTCTTGCTGGGATTTTGGTTGGACCACTAGCAGGGAAGATAGCGGATCAAAGTAGGAAAAAGACCGTGATGATTTACTCTGGTCTTGGAAGAATGCTTAGTGTTGTCTTTATGTTTATAGCTATCTATACTGGCTCTGTTATTTGGCTAGTTGTATTTGTCATTAGTATTCAAATTGCGGCTTCCTTCTATTTTCCAGCACTTCAGTCAGCAATTCCTTTAATCGTAGAGGGAAAAGATTTATTACGAATGAATGGGGTTCATATGAATGTGGCGACCATTACTCGAATTATCGGAACCTCTTTAGCAGGAATTATGCTAGTTGCGATGTCATTATATATGCTTTATTTATTCTCATTTATTGCCTATTTCTTATTATTTATTTTTACGATGTTTTTAAAAATGGATGAAGAACCAGAATTGAAAGATAAGAAACAAGAAAAAGAGGAAGCAAAAGGGAGTTTTAAAGAAGTGTTCCCTGTAATTAAAGGACTTCCGATCGTATTTATGACACTGGTTTTATCATTAGTTCCGATGTTATTTCTTGGTGGCTTTAACTTATTAGTTATAAAAATAAGCGAATTTCATGATGATTCCTTGATCAAAGGGATGATTTATTCAGTTGAAGGAATTTCATTTATGCTTGGAGCTTTTTTGGTCAAAAAAATGAGTAACTACTGGTCACCATATAGTATTATGTTTTTCTTTTCCATCATCGTCGGTTTAGCACAAATATCCTTGTTTTTTGTCGCTTCAAAAATTGTGGTGCTAGCTGCATTTGGTATTGTTGGATTTTCCGTAGGATGTTTCTTTCCGACTGCTGCAACCATTTTTCAGACTAGAATACCAAAAGAGTTTCATGGGCGTTTCTTCTCATTCCGTAATATGTTAGATCGAGTTATGTTTCAAGTCGTTCTTCTTGGAACGGGATTTTTGTTGGATCTAGTGGGGATGCAGTTTATGGTGGTAATATTTGGGTTGATCTCAGTGGGATTAACCACCCTTTTCTATCTACAATATAGACGACAACGTTCCCAGGAAAGTAATGAAAAGACAACTTCGTTTAAGGAGAATTTAATGCAATGA
- a CDS encoding M67 family metallopeptidase → MFRVPQNQAIEAVVAERNNSIINGVVYIKKSVMNSMIEHCKQEMPYEACGLLSGRNGKNETLWKMKNIVKTPTSFAMDVNQMALTFNMMKQKVEQLTGIYHSHPTAAPYPSKNDIENTHYPKAAYFIVSFAFGTSNVKCYRIKNMKVTSLRIFLLD, encoded by the coding sequence ATGTTTCGGGTTCCCCAAAACCAAGCTATAGAAGCTGTTGTGGCCGAGCGAAATAACAGCATCATAAACGGAGTCGTATATATAAAAAAGTCAGTAATGAACAGTATGATCGAGCATTGCAAACAAGAAATGCCATATGAAGCCTGTGGGTTACTTTCAGGAAGGAACGGGAAAAACGAAACACTTTGGAAGATGAAAAATATAGTGAAAACTCCAACATCATTTGCAATGGATGTAAATCAAATGGCTTTAACCTTCAATATGATGAAGCAGAAAGTAGAACAATTAACAGGAATTTATCATTCTCATCCCACCGCAGCTCCTTATCCATCAAAAAATGATATCGAAAATACCCATTATCCTAAAGCAGCCTATTTTATTGTTTCCTTTGCATTTGGAACATCTAATGTGAAATGTTATCGCATTAAAAATATGAAAGTTACTTCTTTACGAATTTTCCTTCTGGACTAA
- a CDS encoding glycosyltransferase family 2 protein, translating to MENTSPLISIIIPAKNEGDNVRTTLHSLYSTKSNYSFETIVINDGSTDNCCDFLRTDPKFQVNLIHTSGIGPANARNLGAKNALGDFLFFCDAHLEFEDWWIDHLLEPMITGKTDAITPAIGSINDANFIGYGQTLTSNLRTIWNGKQNECFETAVLPGGCFAIKKTTFFAVGGFETGFNKWGYEDVELSIKLWLFGHSCHVQPNVKILHRFRESHPYEAIYEDFYYNFLRTAFLHFSTSQIQKCKKLVVHGDPEKIEKQLLNTGITKQRESYFQKRKYTADWYFRKFKIHF from the coding sequence ATGGAAAACACCAGTCCCCTCATTTCAATTATTATTCCAGCTAAAAATGAAGGTGATAACGTACGAACAACACTTCATTCATTATATTCAACAAAAAGTAACTATTCGTTTGAAACCATCGTAATAAATGATGGTTCAACTGATAACTGTTGCGACTTTCTGCGAACAGATCCTAAATTTCAGGTGAATCTTATTCATACATCAGGAATTGGTCCAGCAAATGCAAGAAATTTAGGAGCGAAGAACGCTTTAGGTGATTTTCTTTTTTTTTGTGATGCACATTTAGAATTTGAAGATTGGTGGATAGATCATTTGTTGGAACCAATGATCACTGGTAAAACAGATGCAATCACTCCAGCTATTGGATCAATAAATGATGCGAACTTTATTGGGTATGGTCAAACATTAACATCAAATTTAAGAACGATATGGAATGGTAAACAAAATGAATGCTTTGAAACAGCTGTATTACCTGGTGGTTGTTTTGCTATAAAAAAGACAACTTTTTTTGCTGTCGGCGGGTTTGAGACTGGTTTTAATAAATGGGGCTATGAAGATGTAGAACTTTCCATTAAGTTGTGGTTATTTGGGCACTCTTGCCATGTTCAGCCCAATGTAAAAATATTGCATCGTTTTAGAGAGTCACACCCCTATGAAGCGATATATGAAGATTTTTATTATAATTTTTTAAGGACGGCCTTTTTACACTTTTCCACTTCACAGATCCAAAAATGCAAGAAACTAGTTGTTCATGGAGATCCTGAAAAGATTGAAAAACAGTTATTAAACACAGGAATAACAAAACAAAGAGAATCCTATTTTCAAAAGCGGAAATATACGGCAGACTGGTATTTTCGAAAGTTCAAGATTCATTTTTAA
- a CDS encoding glycosyltransferase family 2 protein: MTMNAHDLTEQSPLTSIIIITRNGLSFTKECITSIFQHTKENFELVLIDNGSTDGTLEFLQTVPRARIISNKENKGFPGGCNQGLRIARGENIVLLNNDTVVTKDWLKRLIWSLNNHYSCGIIGPRSNFILPHQSIPQLSYKTMDQMHEFANEWSQKNEMKSYEVDNLSGVCMIFKRDLIDKIGGLDERFSPGYYEDTDFCIRALIYGTRLLVANDVFIHHYGSSSFKIDRIWQKKMIHQSEKKFFTKWSMTHLNEIRKVVARERPFSRERHYVPF, from the coding sequence ATGACGATGAATGCGCATGACTTAACTGAACAGTCTCCACTTACCTCTATTATTATAATTACTAGAAATGGGCTTTCTTTTACGAAGGAATGCATTACAAGTATATTTCAACATACGAAAGAAAACTTTGAATTAGTCTTAATAGATAACGGTTCAACAGATGGAACACTCGAGTTTCTTCAAACGGTACCTAGAGCTAGAATCATATCAAATAAAGAGAATAAAGGATTCCCTGGAGGTTGCAATCAAGGGCTTAGAATCGCAAGAGGGGAAAATATCGTCCTACTTAATAATGATACGGTTGTGACAAAAGACTGGTTGAAAAGGTTGATATGGTCTCTAAATAATCATTATTCATGCGGTATTATTGGCCCACGGTCAAATTTTATATTGCCACATCAATCTATTCCTCAATTATCTTATAAAACTATGGACCAAATGCATGAATTTGCAAATGAATGGTCACAAAAGAATGAAATGAAAAGCTATGAAGTTGATAATTTAAGTGGGGTTTGTATGATCTTTAAGAGAGATTTGATAGATAAGATTGGTGGACTTGATGAACGATTTTCCCCAGGGTATTATGAAGACACTGATTTCTGTATTAGAGCATTAATCTATGGTACAAGATTATTAGTAGCTAATGACGTATTTATCCATCATTACGGGAGCAGTAGTTTTAAAATCGATAGGATATGGCAAAAAAAGATGATCCATCAAAGCGAAAAAAAATTTTTTACCAAGTGGTCCATGACTCATTTAAATGAAATTAGAAAGGTGGTCGCTCGTGAAAGGCCATTCAGTCGTGAACGTCATTATGTTCCCTTTTGA
- a CDS encoding glycosyltransferase family A protein — translation MSTLISVILTSYNKPQLISQAIESVIKQSYSNWELFIMDDHSNQETVRVIQKYLDDPRISYFNSHIQDSERHKTTRYATLINKAIPMTSGQYITYLTDDNFFLPERFATMIDVFKKNSKIEIVYSQQLVRMTNQFGEIENETLRKTYGVLNNAVGLVDHCSIMHTRKIANDIFRKYGTYWDDHPTYWFNGDAAFWRRLTEFQPFYPIQQPLDIAIKDPQSFQRLYHHLPKDLPNGVLVKSPKSEIYLMDNDQRRKISHKVFERLKYEHDLIVTIPDPILFKYKEGIPIDIHVFENLAMMPTQRLVKSDHSPNIYFLQNHQKHLIPNERAFRDYKFKQKNIVIVDDQLLSYVPEGKEMKELYKDPSILPDGILFKCESFFLSSNHFLHPIDKEVAMKLNLPISDPVIVDDRFIKRFPRGVPYKWEIRV, via the coding sequence ATGTCGACTTTGATTTCAGTTATTTTAACATCCTATAATAAACCTCAACTAATTAGTCAAGCAATAGAAAGTGTAATCAAACAAAGTTATTCAAATTGGGAGCTTTTTATTATGGATGATCATTCAAATCAAGAAACAGTTCGTGTTATTCAAAAGTATTTAGATGATCCGAGAATTTCCTACTTTAATAGTCATATTCAAGACAGTGAAAGGCATAAAACAACTCGATATGCCACTTTAATAAATAAAGCGATTCCAATGACAAGTGGTCAATATATCACCTATCTTACTGATGACAATTTTTTCTTACCGGAACGATTTGCGACGATGATCGATGTATTTAAAAAAAATTCCAAAATAGAAATCGTTTATTCTCAACAATTAGTGAGGATGACGAATCAGTTTGGTGAAATTGAGAATGAAACTCTTCGAAAAACGTATGGAGTATTAAATAATGCTGTCGGATTGGTCGATCATTGCTCCATTATGCATACAAGAAAAATAGCTAATGATATTTTTAGGAAATATGGAACCTATTGGGATGATCATCCTACTTACTGGTTTAATGGTGATGCGGCTTTTTGGAGAAGACTAACGGAATTCCAACCATTTTATCCTATTCAACAACCTTTAGACATTGCAATAAAAGATCCCCAATCATTCCAAAGGCTTTATCATCACTTGCCAAAAGATCTACCGAACGGGGTTCTCGTAAAAAGTCCAAAATCTGAAATTTATTTAATGGATAATGATCAAAGGCGGAAAATTTCTCATAAGGTATTTGAACGACTAAAATATGAACATGATTTAATTGTAACCATTCCGGATCCAATTCTTTTCAAATATAAAGAGGGAATTCCTATCGATATCCATGTATTTGAAAATTTAGCCATGATGCCTACCCAACGACTGGTCAAATCTGATCATTCACCAAATATCTATTTTTTGCAGAATCATCAAAAACACCTCATTCCAAATGAAAGAGCCTTTAGAGATTATAAATTTAAACAGAAAAATATTGTGATCGTGGACGATCAACTTCTCTCTTATGTCCCAGAGGGAAAGGAAATGAAGGAATTATACAAAGATCCATCAATTTTACCAGATGGTATCCTATTCAAGTGTGAATCATTTTTTTTAAGTTCAAATCATTTCCTTCATCCAATTGATAAAGAAGTGGCCATGAAGTTAAATTTACCAATATCCGATCCAGTCATAGTTGATGATAGATTTATAAAAAGGTTTCCCAGAGGAGTTCCATATAAATGGGAGATTCGTGTCTGA
- a CDS encoding dTDP-4-dehydrorhamnose 3,5-epimerase family protein, producing the protein MILGVKVKKLIKHCDDRGFFSELIRDDEPALLSKFGQASWSMSYPGVIKAFHYHEKQDDLWFFPSGNAQVVLHDLRENSLTKGDTDVYYMGEENPIMLFIPKGVAHGYRVLGQKPATIIYFTTESYKPDNPDEKRIPWDDPSISFDWETKNR; encoded by the coding sequence ATGATTTTAGGAGTAAAGGTTAAGAAACTCATCAAACATTGTGATGATCGTGGTTTTTTTTCAGAACTTATCCGAGATGATGAACCCGCACTTTTATCAAAATTTGGTCAGGCTTCTTGGTCCATGAGCTACCCTGGTGTGATCAAAGCCTTTCATTATCATGAAAAGCAAGACGATTTATGGTTTTTCCCTTCTGGTAACGCTCAAGTAGTATTACATGATCTACGGGAGAATTCATTAACAAAAGGAGACACAGATGTGTATTATATGGGAGAAGAAAATCCAATCATGCTGTTTATTCCAAAGGGGGTCGCACATGGGTATAGGGTTCTTGGACAAAAGCCTGCCACCATTATTTATTTTACAACGGAATCCTATAAACCTGATAACCCAGATGAAAAACGAATCCCTTGGGATGATCCTTCCATTTCATTCGATTGGGAGACTAAGAACCGATAA
- the rfbD gene encoding dTDP-4-dehydrorhamnose reductase translates to MDILITGANGQLGKELKRQLSHAHNVVSLDKEQLDVTNQVQVDEKITQINPQIIIHSAAFTNVDQCEIDRKKAFSVNSLGASHIAQAANKTHSRMFYISTDYVFDGRNKTPYPEEYPPNPQSVYGLSKWLGEQLVLGCKKVTIIRTSWLYGHDGENFVKTMLEMGKKNKEIRVVNDQIGSPTYVNDLTTTLIQLFGKKDGIYHVSNSGACTWYLFAKAIFNEAGFNPHLIYPVTTEEYGAIASRPHYSVLGHQALIRERVKIPRHWHHALKAFIRKEINS, encoded by the coding sequence ATGGATATTTTAATTACAGGTGCAAATGGTCAATTAGGGAAAGAATTAAAACGACAATTAAGTCATGCACATAATGTGGTAAGCCTAGATAAAGAGCAATTAGATGTTACGAATCAGGTACAGGTGGATGAAAAAATAACTCAAATCAATCCTCAAATTATTATTCATTCAGCAGCCTTTACAAATGTGGATCAATGTGAAATAGACAGAAAAAAGGCATTTAGTGTGAATAGTCTTGGAGCGAGCCATATTGCACAAGCGGCTAATAAGACTCATTCTCGAATGTTTTACATTAGCACCGATTATGTATTTGATGGACGTAACAAAACACCATATCCAGAAGAATATCCCCCCAATCCCCAATCTGTATACGGCTTAAGTAAGTGGCTAGGTGAACAGTTAGTTTTAGGTTGCAAAAAAGTAACGATTATTCGTACCTCATGGCTATACGGTCATGACGGGGAAAACTTTGTGAAAACAATGCTAGAAATGGGAAAAAAAAATAAAGAAATCAGGGTTGTAAATGATCAAATAGGTTCGCCAACTTATGTTAATGATTTAACAACCACTTTGATTCAATTATTCGGAAAGAAAGATGGTATTTACCATGTTAGTAATTCAGGGGCATGCACATGGTACTTGTTTGCAAAGGCAATTTTTAATGAGGCAGGTTTCAATCCCCATCTAATCTATCCAGTAACGACCGAGGAGTATGGGGCTATTGCTTCAAGACCACATTATTCAGTCTTAGGACATCAGGCGTTGATTAGAGAAAGAGTGAAGATTCCTCGGCATTGGCATCATGCATTAAAGGCTTTTATTAGAAAGGAGATCAATTCATGA
- the rfbB gene encoding dTDP-glucose 4,6-dehydratase yields the protein MGRHLLITGGAGFIGSHFISHMLTNSKDHITNIDSLTYAGNKRNTAKFEKSYRYRFIQCDISKENELSLVFDQKYDAIINFAAESHVDRSIHDAFPFIDTNIKGTFNLLQAVLEGKAKKMIQISTDEVYGSLSPTDPPFTEKTPLAPNNPYSASKASSDLLIRSYYKTHQLSLIITRCSNNYGPMQHSEKFIPKIIYNALNNKNIPLFGDGLNIRDWIYVEDHCRAIHMVLEKGVPGEIYNIGGAEEKTNLEVIQIILGLLGKEMKLVQKVDDRKGHDRRYAMDSSKILKELGWRQEISFLEGIQKTIEWYKTNGV from the coding sequence ATGGGAAGACATCTCCTAATTACCGGTGGAGCGGGATTCATTGGTTCTCACTTCATATCCCATATGTTGACCAATTCAAAGGACCATATCACGAATATCGACTCATTAACCTATGCCGGAAATAAACGAAATACGGCAAAGTTTGAAAAATCATATCGTTATCGCTTTATTCAATGTGATATCAGTAAAGAAAATGAATTGTCCCTAGTATTTGATCAAAAATATGATGCAATTATTAATTTTGCTGCAGAATCCCATGTGGATCGCAGTATTCATGATGCTTTTCCATTTATTGATACTAATATAAAAGGAACATTTAACTTGCTGCAAGCAGTTTTAGAAGGAAAAGCAAAGAAAATGATTCAAATTTCAACAGACGAAGTATATGGTTCACTTTCTCCTACAGATCCCCCATTTACTGAAAAAACACCGCTTGCTCCGAATAACCCATACTCAGCAAGTAAGGCAAGTTCTGACTTGTTGATAAGGTCCTATTACAAAACACATCAACTTTCACTTATCATTACACGCTGTAGTAATAATTATGGACCTATGCAACATTCAGAAAAATTTATCCCCAAAATTATTTATAATGCATTGAATAATAAAAATATTCCTTTATTTGGCGATGGCCTTAATATTCGGGATTGGATATATGTTGAAGATCATTGTCGAGCTATCCACATGGTACTTGAGAAAGGGGTTCCTGGGGAAATTTATAATATAGGCGGGGCAGAAGAAAAAACGAATTTGGAAGTTATTCAGATCATTTTGGGCCTGTTAGGAAAGGAAATGAAACTTGTACAAAAGGTAGATGATAGAAAAGGTCATGATCGAAGATATGCAATGGATTCATCCAAAATTTTGAAAGAATTGGGGTGGAGGCAAGAGATCTCATTTCTTGAAGGGATTCAGAAAACAATAGAGTGGTATAAAACAAATGGTGTATAG
- a CDS encoding sugar phosphate nucleotidyltransferase: protein MKGVILAGGKGDRLKPLTQIMNKHLLPVGPYPMIYWPILKLKEAGIHEILIITNGDYLSFFEKLLGFGEGLNVKIQYRIQENIGGGIADALMWAADYINQEKFIVLLGDNIFEDSLTPYIESFNAQEKGARVLLKKVEYPSRYGVPHIDKVQNRIISITEKPNNPHSNYCVTGIYMYDQEVFQYISKVIPSKRKELEITDVHNLYIKHSQLDFDILKGWWIDAGTHESLYIANQMYFQKTSKGGGKWEDIS from the coding sequence ATGAAAGGTGTTATATTGGCGGGTGGTAAGGGGGACCGTTTAAAGCCGTTAACGCAAATTATGAATAAACATCTCTTGCCAGTTGGGCCGTATCCAATGATTTATTGGCCAATTTTAAAATTAAAGGAAGCTGGGATCCATGAAATCCTAATTATCACTAATGGAGATTATCTAAGTTTTTTCGAAAAATTATTAGGATTTGGGGAAGGGTTAAATGTAAAGATTCAATATAGGATTCAGGAAAATATTGGTGGTGGAATTGCTGACGCTCTTATGTGGGCCGCTGATTATATCAATCAAGAAAAGTTTATTGTATTACTTGGAGATAATATTTTTGAAGATTCATTGACTCCCTATATTGAATCATTTAATGCACAGGAAAAGGGCGCAAGAGTATTATTGAAAAAAGTAGAATACCCATCTCGATATGGGGTCCCTCATATAGATAAAGTACAAAATAGAATTATTTCAATAACTGAAAAACCGAATAATCCTCATTCAAATTATTGTGTTACAGGGATATATATGTATGATCAGGAAGTTTTCCAATATATTAGTAAAGTTATCCCTTCGAAACGTAAAGAATTAGAGATCACAGACGTTCATAATTTATATATCAAACATAGTCAGCTTGATTTTGACATACTGAAGGGATGGTGGATTGATGCAGGGACTCATGAATCTCTTTATATAGCCAATCAAATGTATTTTCAAAAAACAAGTAAGGGAGGGGGAAAATGGGAAGACATCTCCTAA
- a CDS encoding alpha/beta hydrolase, with the protein MIREDFSLQTMDGTDIFCCKWSNPSIQEIHGIVQISHGMAEHVLRYEDFARYLVDRGFIVFGHDHRGHGKTAKKKEEIGYFTDDDGFEQVVRDVKQLTDLIQNDYPSTPIVLFGHSMGSFIARRYVQLFGHQLVGAIFSGTGGDPGFLGKMGLFIAEREGRKKGRRTASPLLDKLSFGHFNKQFKPNRTDFDWLTRDEEQVDLYIADPACGNIFTAGFFADLFTGLLTIHRQEEINKIPKQLPLLLIAGDQDPVGKSGKGVRQVYQQYKKAGMEDVSLKLYEGARHEILNETNREEVFHDIASWITRVCSRL; encoded by the coding sequence ATGATAAGAGAAGATTTTTCACTTCAAACAATGGATGGCACGGATATCTTCTGCTGTAAATGGTCGAATCCTTCTATTCAGGAAATACATGGGATTGTACAAATTTCTCATGGAATGGCAGAGCATGTGTTGCGGTATGAGGACTTTGCCCGCTATTTGGTAGACAGAGGTTTCATTGTTTTTGGTCACGATCACAGGGGACACGGAAAGACAGCTAAGAAAAAAGAAGAGATTGGTTATTTTACTGATGATGATGGATTTGAACAAGTCGTTCGTGATGTGAAGCAATTGACGGATTTGATTCAAAATGACTACCCTTCGACTCCCATCGTTCTTTTTGGACATAGTATGGGTTCATTTATCGCGAGACGATATGTACAGCTTTTTGGACATCAGCTTGTGGGCGCCATTTTTAGTGGCACCGGTGGGGATCCAGGATTTCTTGGTAAAATGGGGCTGTTTATCGCTGAAAGAGAAGGTCGAAAAAAAGGACGGAGAACGGCAAGTCCCCTGTTAGATAAACTCTCATTTGGTCACTTTAATAAACAATTTAAACCAAATCGAACCGATTTTGATTGGTTAACACGAGATGAAGAACAAGTAGATTTATATATAGCGGATCCTGCATGTGGAAATATTTTCACAGCGGGTTTTTTCGCTGATTTATTTACTGGGCTCTTGACCATTCATCGTCAAGAGGAGATCAACAAAATTCCAAAGCAACTTCCCTTACTTTTAATAGCTGGAGATCAAGACCCTGTTGGTAAAAGCGGAAAAGGGGTCAGACAAGTGTATCAACAATACAAAAAGGCAGGGATGGAAGATGTTTCGCTTAAGCTTTATGAGGGAGCACGTCATGAAATATTAAATGAAACAAACCGAGAAGAAGTGTTTCATGATATAGCTAGCTGGATCACACGTGTTTGTTCTCGTTTGTAA
- a CDS encoding TIGR02679 family protein, with amino-acid sequence MNHNVQVFKEEPGFIKLFLLFKEKYRSLGRIGGNVSLETFNQVELESIAGFLGQPYEKLVRKGNLSLLDFEKELSNTGFSNFTLLHLLETVLQEPIISKKEEMEQEKKLEENFIESLRKAIPNAWPWLQYIQGKTPDTRWIWSLFKKEKEELREQIIMVWEAFSSLPKENQFERLPFFSQRMTGNPHYFDSHETAGKLLLHCMYVDQLVKGNTDAVMPKGVEELNDLLAEYGIMRDDLWNFVTCQGLLASNEQNEIHPVWQAAVQTNTVMNIPMKVLVKVDRVWPNIGNNVWVVENSSVCSTIMDAVPNAAVICTHGQLRSASWRLLDMLAESGCTLYYSGDLDPEGVVIAQKLMDRYGDQLILWRMDKETYEFSLSDEDITSRLTKLDHITAPVWKELIHLMKQVKKAGYQEAIGLKLINDIHSNLKN; translated from the coding sequence ATGAATCATAATGTTCAAGTGTTCAAAGAAGAACCAGGGTTTATCAAGTTGTTTTTATTGTTTAAAGAAAAATATCGTTCTCTCGGTCGAATCGGTGGTAATGTTAGCCTTGAAACCTTTAATCAAGTGGAATTGGAATCGATTGCTGGTTTTCTTGGTCAACCATATGAGAAACTGGTTCGAAAAGGAAATCTTTCCTTACTAGATTTTGAGAAGGAGTTATCTAACACAGGTTTTTCAAACTTTACGCTTTTACACCTATTAGAAACGGTTTTACAGGAACCCATAATTTCTAAGAAAGAAGAGATGGAGCAGGAGAAGAAGTTAGAAGAAAATTTTATAGAATCCCTTCGTAAAGCGATTCCCAATGCTTGGCCGTGGCTTCAGTATATTCAAGGAAAAACACCTGATACAAGGTGGATATGGTCGCTATTTAAAAAAGAAAAAGAAGAATTACGAGAACAAATCATAATGGTATGGGAGGCATTTTCCTCCCTACCGAAAGAGAATCAGTTTGAGCGGCTTCCTTTTTTTTCGCAAAGAATGACAGGGAATCCGCATTATTTTGATTCACATGAAACAGCGGGAAAATTATTGCTTCATTGTATGTATGTTGATCAATTGGTAAAAGGTAATACAGATGCCGTCATGCCAAAGGGAGTAGAGGAATTAAATGATTTACTTGCGGAATATGGCATTATGAGGGATGATCTATGGAATTTTGTTACATGTCAAGGGTTACTTGCATCCAACGAACAAAATGAAATACATCCTGTATGGCAAGCAGCTGTTCAAACCAACACGGTCATGAATATCCCCATGAAGGTGCTGGTCAAAGTGGATCGTGTATGGCCTAACATAGGAAATAATGTGTGGGTTGTTGAAAATTCTAGTGTATGTTCAACGATAATGGATGCTGTTCCAAATGCAGCAGTTATTTGCACACACGGTCAGCTCCGTTCAGCTAGTTGGCGGTTGTTAGATATGCTTGCTGAGTCAGGGTGCACCCTTTATTATTCTGGTGACTTAGATCCAGAAGGAGTTGTGATCGCCCAAAAATTGATGGATCGATATGGGGATCAACTGATCTTATGGAGAATGGACAAAGAAACCTATGAATTCAGTTTATCAGATGAAGATATCACATCGCGTTTAACGAAACTTGATCATATAACAGCACCAGTTTGGAAAGAACTTATTCATTTAATGAAACAAGTCAAAAAGGCTGGATACCAAGAAGCAATCGGTCTAAAGCTGATTAATGACATCCATTCTAATCTCAAGAATTAA